From Planifilum fimeticola, the proteins below share one genomic window:
- a CDS encoding ABC transporter substrate-binding protein translates to MGRPWRKKWNISVMIALALVLAACGSGGQSADGGGDNKQVEIFSWWTGAGEEAGLHALIDLFKEKNPDIEVINAAVAGGAGTNAKATLATRMQGNDPPDTFQVHGGAELNEGWVAAGKMEPLNDLYEEEGWMDKFPKELIELVSKDGNIYSVPVNIHRGNVLWYNKEIFDENGLKPPKTFDEFFDAAEKLKKKGITPLALGDKEPWTATHLFESVLLGTLGPEDYNKLWSGELAFDDPKVKKALETFKRMLQYTNSDHAARNWQDAAQMVAKGEAAMNVMGDWVKGYFTTDLKLKPNKDFGWVPTPETEGTFMVITDTFGLPKGVKNPEATKAFLKVLGSVEGQDVFNPLKGSIPARVDADVNKYDEYGKQTIEDFKNNRLTPSLAHGSAASEGFLTEANKIINTFVSQGNVDQAADALKQAASSSGIGN, encoded by the coding sequence ATGGGACGCCCCTGGCGAAAGAAGTGGAACATTTCGGTGATGATCGCCTTGGCCTTGGTGCTCGCCGCTTGCGGTTCCGGCGGGCAGAGCGCCGACGGCGGCGGGGACAACAAGCAGGTGGAGATTTTCAGCTGGTGGACCGGCGCGGGTGAGGAGGCGGGACTCCATGCCCTGATCGACCTGTTCAAGGAAAAGAATCCCGACATTGAAGTGATCAACGCCGCCGTGGCCGGAGGAGCGGGCACCAACGCCAAGGCGACGCTGGCCACCCGCATGCAGGGGAATGATCCGCCGGATACCTTCCAGGTGCACGGAGGGGCCGAGCTGAACGAAGGATGGGTGGCGGCCGGGAAAATGGAACCCCTGAACGACCTGTACGAAGAAGAGGGGTGGATGGATAAGTTTCCGAAGGAGCTCATCGAGCTGGTCAGCAAGGACGGCAACATCTATTCCGTTCCCGTCAACATCCACCGGGGCAATGTTTTGTGGTACAACAAGGAGATTTTTGATGAAAACGGGTTAAAGCCGCCCAAGACCTTCGACGAGTTCTTCGATGCGGCCGAGAAGCTGAAGAAGAAGGGGATCACCCCCCTGGCGCTGGGGGACAAGGAACCCTGGACGGCCACCCACTTGTTTGAGTCGGTTCTCCTCGGGACTCTGGGACCGGAGGATTACAACAAGCTCTGGAGCGGGGAGCTGGCCTTTGACGATCCCAAGGTGAAGAAGGCCCTCGAAACCTTCAAGCGGATGCTCCAGTACACCAACAGCGATCACGCCGCCCGCAACTGGCAGGATGCCGCCCAGATGGTGGCCAAGGGCGAAGCGGCGATGAACGTGATGGGGGATTGGGTGAAGGGATACTTCACCACCGATCTGAAGTTGAAACCGAACAAGGATTTCGGCTGGGTTCCGACGCCGGAGACCGAGGGCACCTTCATGGTGATCACCGACACCTTCGGCCTGCCCAAGGGGGTCAAAAACCCCGAAGCGACCAAGGCCTTCCTCAAGGTGCTGGGCTCCGTCGAGGGGCAGGACGTGTTCAATCCGCTGAAGGGATCGATCCCCGCCCGGGTGGATGCGGATGTGAACAAATACGACGAGTACGGCAAACAGACCATCGAAGACTTTAAGAATAATCGTCTGACACCCAGCTTGGCCCACGGTTCCGCGGCTTCGGAAGGATTCTTGACGGAGGCGAACAAGATCATCAACACCTTCGTCTCCCAGGGGAATGTGGACCAGGCCGCAGATGCCTTGAAACAGGCGGCATCTTCCAGCGGAATCGGCAACTGA
- a CDS encoding glyoxalase/bleomycin resistance/dioxygenase family protein, with protein MITHFAELRLPTVSLSGTKQVYNQRLGLPVVDESSDQISFSLTPFTRLSFFLSDKPLAPAHFAVQVPYSRFYEAADLIRQSGLLIAAWPDGREIDEIPIRRNLYFRDGDGNLLELIAHSYISEDAIPAHGPLNALYLREIGFPVQSVSRFRSWLETELGFRSKEPTEQFSFVISGTAHAVTVDRNRPWIPIAMRALKPDMHVVLGTPDEDFFSRLCSRFERADRGDRMEVSLEKDGYNFSVRLTSDFDADTVRRLNLPQGD; from the coding sequence TTGATCACTCACTTTGCCGAATTGCGGCTTCCCACCGTCTCTTTAAGTGGAACCAAGCAAGTTTACAACCAGCGTCTGGGTCTGCCTGTTGTCGATGAGTCTTCCGATCAAATCTCCTTTTCTCTGACTCCCTTTACCCGCTTGTCTTTTTTCCTGTCGGACAAGCCGCTTGCACCTGCTCACTTTGCGGTTCAAGTTCCCTACTCCCGATTTTACGAGGCCGCCGATCTCATCCGGCAGTCCGGTCTGCTGATCGCCGCCTGGCCTGACGGCCGTGAAATCGATGAAATCCCGATTCGGCGCAATCTCTACTTTCGGGACGGGGACGGCAATCTGCTCGAGCTCATCGCCCATTCGTACATTTCTGAGGATGCGATTCCGGCACACGGACCGCTCAATGCTCTGTACCTGAGGGAAATTGGTTTTCCGGTACAAAGCGTGTCCCGGTTTCGTTCGTGGCTCGAAACGGAACTCGGCTTTCGTTCCAAGGAACCCACCGAACAGTTCTCCTTCGTCATCAGCGGGACCGCCCACGCCGTGACGGTCGACAGGAACCGCCCGTGGATCCCGATCGCCATGCGGGCGCTGAAACCGGACATGCACGTGGTGCTGGGAACACCGGATGAGGACTTTTTCTCCCGCCTCTGTTCCCGGTTTGAAAGGGCCGACCGAGGGGATCGGATGGAAGTTTCGCTGGAAAAGGACGGCTACAACTTCTCCGTCCGACTCACGTCCGACTTCGACGCGGACACGGTCCGCCGCCTCAATCTGCCGCAGGGAGACTGA
- a CDS encoding GH92 family glycosyl hydrolase, translating to MRKIRISLIASLLLFGLCAQPFALAAETPKSGRGKEPVDYVDPFIGTDIYSEEGAMGEANTFPGAALPHGMVQLSPDTGRHIAGYMYRDKHIEGFSYTHLSGTGCWGLGSFLTMPMTGELKTTESGYRSAFRHETETATPGYYAVTLDDYGIRAEVTATTRTGFSRFTFPESENSRILFDVSHTLEDEPVSGGEVRILNNTTLVGSQVNPKPFCGGQTPYTVYFAAKFSKPFKSYGTWNGRQVSEGSNFASGNDIGAFVNYSTRQGERILVKVGISYVSEEQAMKNLNAEVPHWNFGKVRADARNIWNQKLGTIEVRDENEENKVKFYTGLYHALLGPYTFSDVDGKYMGFDNKVHTAKGYTQYHTFSLWDTFRAAHPLYNLVEPEEQNDFIKSLLANYEEGGWLPRWPMVNRYTNCMISDHAVSVIAESIMKDIGDFDRQKAYEAILKGATQLPPPEHDFNGRSGLKEYERYGYIPYDTDWGGWGSVSTTLEDAYVDWTIAQVAKKLGKEKDYRRFVERAFHYKNLYDPETGFMRPRKADGDWREPFDPREWNEFVEGNSWSYTFFVPHDVRGLMQLMGRDTFRKRLDHIFSAFIYPAWNEKFSQYWHGNEPDQHYAYLFNYAGQPWKTQKYTRKIMDELYGTGPNGIPGNEDVGQLSAWFVLSAMGFYPVAPAQATYQIGSPLFDEVIIHLPEYHYGGKDFVIKRLGHEDGPYIQTARLNGKPLRGPWFRHQDLADGGSLTFVMGPKPNKKWGSDPKDAPPSMTAENPSFVYTSLEVSKTEAEAHEPFQVKVRVKNRGGIGVKEIPLYVDGKRVQSKKAVIGPDSSETVVFTLRLYHPGKHEITIDSSSLRREVTIAPKPAAFEYSDLKVDHDGKSDHVTAEAKVQNIGSYEKTQDVDLIVDGQKAQSRPITLGPGETRTVVFHHTFDNNGEFQIRIGDTPPRKVGIPGVIGLLKPVLSLRFDEPDGDIARDDSGFGHDGTLKGNPERVPGRHGQALRLDGDDWVEVPHSDRLNASDELTLMAWVQLENPAADQKIVGKTSIGNGYVLGVQNNGLYPEVWDADSSRHTFTKGSIPAGEWVHLAVTWEKGGEMIGYINGEPIERVPTGDHPIAPNNYPLRIGISPWDSNSFPVRGMIDEVQIFQKALSQEAVQDLYRNNRFTGEHSHTTEWRDLQKPTSLKELQAVADVGERESVTAIVQVSEDGNRVLDEIEFRLESGSKSYDLSSLHPARYVRIKTVLEGESPFLDDYRITGDGISEEWKTYTHWKEGTWTPSVDPTYVKIPPKNQ from the coding sequence TTGCGAAAAATCCGGATTTCGCTGATTGCAAGCCTTTTGCTGTTCGGCCTGTGTGCCCAACCGTTTGCTCTGGCGGCTGAAACGCCTAAGTCGGGAAGGGGCAAGGAACCCGTCGATTACGTCGATCCCTTCATCGGAACCGACATCTATTCCGAGGAAGGGGCGATGGGGGAAGCCAACACCTTCCCCGGAGCGGCCCTGCCCCACGGGATGGTCCAGCTGAGCCCGGACACGGGGCGCCACATCGCGGGCTACATGTACAGGGACAAGCATATCGAGGGGTTCAGCTACACCCACTTGAGCGGAACCGGTTGTTGGGGGCTGGGCAGTTTTTTGACCATGCCCATGACGGGCGAGTTGAAAACCACGGAATCCGGCTACCGGTCCGCCTTCCGACACGAAACCGAAACGGCGACCCCGGGCTACTACGCGGTGACCTTGGACGACTACGGAATCCGGGCCGAGGTGACCGCCACGACCCGAACGGGGTTCTCGCGATTCACGTTCCCGGAAAGTGAAAACAGCCGCATTCTCTTCGACGTCTCCCACACCCTCGAAGACGAGCCGGTATCCGGAGGGGAAGTCCGGATCCTGAACAATACCACCCTTGTCGGATCCCAGGTGAATCCGAAACCCTTCTGCGGAGGGCAAACGCCCTACACCGTCTATTTCGCCGCCAAGTTTTCCAAGCCGTTCAAATCCTACGGAACCTGGAACGGCCGGCAGGTGAGCGAGGGCTCCAATTTCGCCTCCGGAAACGATATCGGAGCCTTTGTCAATTACTCCACCCGCCAGGGAGAACGGATTCTCGTCAAGGTCGGGATTTCCTACGTGAGCGAAGAACAGGCGATGAAAAACCTGAATGCGGAAGTTCCTCACTGGAACTTCGGCAAGGTGCGGGCCGATGCCCGGAATATCTGGAATCAGAAACTCGGAACCATCGAAGTGCGCGACGAAAACGAAGAGAACAAAGTCAAGTTTTACACCGGGCTGTATCATGCGCTGCTCGGGCCTTACACCTTTTCGGACGTCGACGGCAAATACATGGGGTTTGACAACAAAGTTCACACGGCCAAAGGCTACACCCAGTACCACACCTTTTCTCTCTGGGATACCTTTCGGGCCGCCCATCCGCTGTACAACCTGGTCGAACCGGAAGAGCAGAATGACTTCATCAAATCCCTGCTGGCCAATTATGAAGAAGGCGGGTGGCTGCCGCGGTGGCCGATGGTCAACCGCTATACAAACTGCATGATCTCGGACCACGCCGTCTCCGTCATCGCCGAATCGATCATGAAGGATATCGGCGACTTCGACCGCCAAAAGGCGTATGAGGCCATCCTCAAAGGAGCGACGCAACTGCCTCCCCCGGAACACGATTTCAACGGACGGTCAGGGCTGAAGGAATATGAACGGTACGGCTATATCCCCTACGACACGGACTGGGGAGGCTGGGGATCCGTATCCACCACCCTGGAGGACGCCTATGTGGACTGGACCATCGCCCAGGTCGCGAAAAAATTGGGCAAGGAGAAAGATTACCGGCGGTTTGTAGAGCGGGCTTTCCACTACAAGAATCTGTACGATCCCGAGACGGGATTCATGCGCCCCCGAAAGGCGGACGGAGACTGGAGGGAACCCTTTGATCCGAGGGAATGGAACGAATTTGTGGAAGGAAACTCCTGGTCCTACACCTTTTTCGTCCCCCACGACGTGCGCGGGTTGATGCAGCTGATGGGCAGGGACACCTTCCGGAAGCGCCTGGACCACATCTTTTCCGCCTTCATCTATCCCGCCTGGAACGAAAAGTTCTCCCAATACTGGCACGGCAACGAACCGGACCAGCATTACGCCTACCTGTTCAACTACGCGGGCCAGCCTTGGAAAACCCAAAAGTACACCCGAAAAATCATGGATGAACTCTACGGAACCGGCCCCAACGGCATTCCCGGCAACGAGGACGTGGGGCAGCTTTCAGCCTGGTTTGTCCTGAGCGCCATGGGATTCTACCCGGTGGCCCCGGCCCAGGCGACGTATCAGATCGGCAGCCCCCTTTTCGACGAAGTGATCATCCACCTGCCCGAATATCATTACGGAGGAAAGGACTTTGTGATCAAGCGGCTGGGGCATGAAGACGGTCCCTACATCCAAACCGCCCGCTTGAACGGCAAGCCCCTCCGAGGTCCGTGGTTCCGTCACCAAGACCTGGCGGACGGCGGAAGCCTCACCTTTGTGATGGGGCCGAAACCGAACAAAAAGTGGGGATCCGATCCGAAAGACGCCCCGCCTTCCATGACTGCGGAAAATCCATCCTTTGTCTACACCTCGCTGGAGGTGTCAAAAACGGAAGCGGAAGCCCATGAACCCTTCCAGGTGAAGGTTCGGGTGAAAAACCGGGGCGGGATCGGCGTCAAGGAAATTCCGCTCTATGTGGACGGAAAACGGGTCCAGTCGAAAAAGGCGGTGATCGGACCGGACAGCAGCGAAACGGTGGTCTTCACACTGCGGTTGTACCATCCGGGCAAACATGAGATCACCATCGACTCCTCCTCCCTCAGGCGGGAGGTGACCATCGCGCCGAAGCCCGCCGCCTTCGAATACAGCGATCTGAAGGTGGACCACGACGGGAAGTCGGACCATGTAACCGCCGAAGCGAAGGTGCAAAACATCGGAAGCTATGAAAAAACCCAGGATGTGGATCTGATCGTGGACGGACAGAAGGCGCAGTCCCGGCCGATCACCCTCGGTCCCGGCGAGACCCGAACCGTGGTTTTCCATCACACCTTCGACAACAACGGTGAATTCCAAATCCGGATCGGGGACACCCCGCCCCGAAAGGTGGGCATTCCCGGCGTGATCGGGCTGCTGAAACCGGTGTTGTCCCTCCGCTTCGACGAACCGGACGGAGACATCGCCAGGGATGATTCCGGCTTCGGCCACGACGGAACCCTGAAGGGGAACCCCGAACGGGTGCCCGGCCGGCACGGGCAGGCACTCCGATTGGACGGCGATGACTGGGTGGAGGTTCCCCACAGCGACCGCTTAAACGCCTCCGACGAACTGACGCTGATGGCATGGGTCCAACTGGAAAACCCCGCGGCGGACCAGAAAATCGTCGGAAAAACATCGATCGGCAACGGATATGTCCTGGGCGTGCAAAACAACGGTCTCTATCCGGAGGTCTGGGATGCGGACAGCTCCCGGCATACGTTTACGAAAGGATCCATCCCCGCGGGTGAATGGGTGCACCTGGCGGTAACCTGGGAAAAGGGCGGGGAGATGATCGGGTATATCAACGGGGAGCCGATTGAGCGGGTTCCCACCGGTGACCATCCGATCGCTCCGAACAACTATCCCCTGCGCATCGGCATCAGTCCCTGGGACTCGAACAGTTTTCCGGTGAGGGGGATGATCGACGAGGTTCAAATCTTTCAAAAGGCCCTCAGCCAAGAAGCGGTTCAAGATTTGTACCGGAACAACCGATTCACCGGGGAACACTCCCACACCACCGAATGGCGGGATCTGCAAAAGCCGACGTCACTGAAAGAACTTCAGGCGGTGGCGGATGTCGGAGAAAGGGAGTCGGTGACGGCCATCGTGCAGGTGTCCGAGGACGGAAACCGCGTGCTGGACGAAATCGAGTTCCGCCTGGAAAGCGGGAGCAAATCGTACGATCTGAGCAGCCTTCATCCGGCGCGGTATGTGCGGATCAAGACCGTGCTGGAAGGGGAGAGTCCTTTCCTGGATGATTATCGCATTACCGGAGACGGGATTTCGGAGGAATGGAAAACGTATACGCACTGGAAGGAGGGAACCTGGACGCCGTCCGTCGACCCCACCTACGTGAAAATTCCCCCTAAAAACCAATAA
- a CDS encoding fumarylacetoacetate hydrolase family protein, with the protein MKLLTFRTEKGWKTGVKTERGVLGIPDSIESIAERGETALRELAAEVERALRAGTQLLPEKELTLGPCVPRPEKILCIGLNYRKHAEESNMPIPEYPILFNKFDNALAGSGEPVPIPREARQVDYEAELAIVIGRTARHVKREEAMDYIFGYCAANDLSARDLQFRTNQWLLGKCCDGFCPLGPYLVTRDEVEDPHALGIRSYVNGELRQNSTTGDMIFRCDELVSYISRYMTLRPGDVILTGTPEGVIMGYPEEKRVWLEDGDEVTVEIDGLGRLTNRLVREA; encoded by the coding sequence ATGAAGCTGTTGACGTTTCGAACGGAGAAGGGTTGGAAGACGGGTGTCAAGACGGAACGGGGCGTTCTGGGGATCCCGGATTCCATAGAGTCCATCGCGGAAAGAGGGGAAACGGCGCTCAGGGAGCTGGCCGCCGAGGTGGAACGGGCTCTCCGGGCCGGGACGCAGCTTTTGCCCGAGAAGGAGTTGACCCTGGGCCCCTGCGTGCCGCGTCCGGAAAAGATCCTTTGCATCGGCCTCAATTACCGAAAGCACGCGGAAGAGTCCAACATGCCGATTCCCGAATACCCGATTCTCTTCAACAAATTTGACAATGCCCTGGCCGGGAGCGGAGAGCCGGTTCCGATTCCCCGCGAAGCCCGGCAGGTGGACTACGAGGCGGAATTGGCCATCGTGATCGGCAGGACGGCCCGGCATGTGAAGAGGGAAGAAGCCATGGACTACATTTTCGGTTATTGCGCGGCCAACGACCTGTCCGCCCGGGACCTGCAGTTTCGAACCAACCAATGGTTGCTGGGGAAGTGCTGTGACGGATTTTGTCCGCTCGGTCCCTATCTGGTGACCCGGGATGAGGTGGAGGATCCCCACGCCCTCGGCATCCGTTCGTATGTGAACGGGGAGCTCCGGCAGAATTCCACCACGGGCGACATGATATTCCGCTGCGATGAACTGGTCAGTTACATTTCCCGATACATGACCCTTCGGCCCGGGGATGTGATTTTGACGGGCACCCCGGAGGGCGTGATCATGGGGTACCCGGAGGAGAAGCGGGTGTGGCTGGAGGACGGAGACGAGGTAACCGTCGAAATCGACGGGCTGGGACGGCTGACCAACCGGCTGGTCCGAGAGGCTTAG
- a CDS encoding PhzF family phenazine biosynthesis protein encodes MKHSVPFQQVDVFSAVPFKGNPVAVVLDGNGLPKERMQAIANWTNLSETTFVCQPTDPRADYRLRIFTPRNELLFAGHPTIGSAYAVLRNGLKPKTEGRLVQECGKGLVSIDIDGDRLFLTLPKPALRDIPAGELAEVAKALGVPMQSVRARATVDVGVAWMTLQLSDAEEVRRLVPDMSRIAALTPPGVSGVTVFGLAPAGARPQIEVRSFAPIEGVPEDPVCGSGNGCVAALVRQFRLIEEPAYVASQGRCVGRDGRVEVRFRDDGTILLGGHAVTCIQGTLRLESG; translated from the coding sequence ATGAAACATTCAGTCCCTTTCCAACAAGTCGATGTGTTTTCGGCCGTACCGTTCAAGGGAAATCCGGTTGCGGTCGTGCTCGACGGCAACGGTCTGCCCAAGGAACGGATGCAGGCCATCGCCAACTGGACCAACTTGTCTGAAACCACCTTCGTCTGTCAGCCGACGGATCCCCGGGCGGACTATCGGCTGCGCATTTTTACGCCCCGGAATGAGCTGCTGTTTGCCGGCCACCCGACCATCGGATCGGCTTACGCCGTGTTGCGGAACGGATTGAAGCCCAAGACCGAGGGACGCTTGGTGCAGGAGTGCGGCAAGGGGTTGGTTTCCATCGACATCGACGGGGACCGCTTGTTTCTCACGCTGCCGAAACCCGCTCTGCGGGACATCCCGGCCGGGGAGCTGGCCGAGGTTGCCAAAGCGCTGGGTGTCCCCATGCAGAGCGTACGGGCGAGGGCGACCGTCGACGTCGGGGTGGCGTGGATGACGTTGCAGTTGTCCGATGCGGAGGAGGTGCGGCGCCTTGTGCCCGATATGTCCCGGATTGCCGCGTTGACTCCGCCCGGTGTTTCCGGCGTGACCGTGTTCGGCTTGGCGCCTGCAGGCGCACGGCCGCAGATCGAAGTGCGTTCCTTCGCCCCGATCGAAGGCGTGCCGGAAGATCCGGTATGCGGCAGCGGCAACGGCTGTGTGGCGGCGCTCGTGAGGCAATTCCGGCTGATTGAGGAACCGGCTTACGTTGCGAGCCAGGGCCGCTGTGTGGGCCGTGACGGTCGGGTAGAAGTGCGGTTCCGGGACGACGGGACGATCTTGCTGGGCGGGCACGCGGTGACGTGCATCCAAGGCACGCTTCGTCTTGAAAGTGGATGA